The following nucleotide sequence is from Agromyces sp. SYSU T00194.
GGTCGTCTGGGCGGGCTACGCGATGCTCGCCGTGGGCCTCGCCGCGGCGTGGCTCGTCGAGCGCGTCACCGGGGAGCACGCGCTGCTGCGCGACCTCGGCCTCATCGCCCTCGGCCAGGTGATCATCTCGACGATCTCGCTCGAGGCCGACATCAGCTACCCGAACATGGCGCTCATGGGCACGGTGCTCGCGCTCGCGGTGGCGGTGCCGTACGTGATCTCGCGGTACGTGTTCGGCGACCGCGTCATCCGCTTCCCGTGGCGTACCGGCCACCGCTGGACGCCCGTGCAGTGGTCGTACCTGGGCCTCGTGGTGCTGCTCGGCTGGCTGATCCTGCCGTTCTACTTCATCACCTCGGGCGTCTACGCGAACTGGCCGACGGTCACCGAACCCGACGAGATCGCGCGCCTGTTCGTCGGCGTCAACGCGGTCGGCATCTGGGACGAGCTGTTCTTCATCGTCACGTGCTTCGCGCTGCTGCGCCGGCACTTCCCCGACTGGCTGGCGAACGGCCTGCAGGCGATCGTGTTCGTGTCGTTCCTGTGGGAGCTCGGCTACCAGTCGTGGGGTCCGCTGCTGACGATCCCGTTCGCGCTGCTGCAGGGGTGGACCTTCCGGCTCACCAAGTCGCTCACGTACGTGATCACGGTGCACCTGTTGTTCGACCTCGTGGTGTTCCTCGTGATCGTGTACGCGCACCTCGGCGTGCCGCCGATCTTCCTGCTCGCCCCGTAGCGGCGGGTCGCTCAGGCGGCGGTGAGGTACTCGGCCAGCACGACCGCGTGGTTGTGCTCGCGGTCCTTCGCTCCGTAGAGCAGCGTCACGTGGGGGTGCGTGCGCACGTAGCTGCGCAGGTGCTCGGCGGCCACGTTGGTCGCGAGCTCGGTTCGGTACTGGTCGGCGAACTCGTCCCAGCGTTCGAGGTGCGCATGCCACTCCGCCCGCAGCGCGGGGGAGGGCGCGACGTCCTTGGACCACGAGTCCAGCACGGCCCGTTCCTGGGTCATGCCGCGCGGCCAGAGTCGGTCGACGAGGATGCGCACCCCGTCGTCGGGTTCGGGATCGTCGTAGACCCGCTTCAGTCTGACGTCCATACCTCGATCATCCTCCTGTTGAAGCGTTTCGGTGCGATTTCCCCACGATCGCCGCCGATTCGTGTCCTCCGTGCATCGGCGTCCCACTCGATAGACTGGCGTCTATGAATGGCAGGTCGGCGGATGCCCCTGAGTCGGACGGATCGCTCACGGTGCTCGCCGACCCGAGCCGCGTGCGCATCGTGCGGCTCATCCGCGACGCCGACGGCGGTCGTGCGCTCGTCGGCCGCCTCGCCGACGCGCTCGGCGTCTCGCAGCCGACCGTGAGCCACCACATGCGCGCCCTGCTCGCGGAGCGTGTCGTGGTGCGGGAGCCCGACGGGCGGCGCGCCTGGTACTCGATCGATCCCGATCGGCGCGATCAGGTCGACGCCGTGCTCGGTGCAGCGGCACGGCCCGCGTCACCGGCCGACCTCGACCGCATCTCGCGCGACCTCGCCGAGCGCTACCGCGGCACGTTCAGCCGGGAGACCGTCGCCCACTACGTCGCCGACAGCCATCGCCTGCTCGCCGCCAGCGGTCCGGCCGCACGCCTCTCCTCCCGCACCGCGGCCTTCGCGGCCGAGCGGCTCGAGGCGCTCGGTCGCGAGCAGGGAGCCGAGGCGACCACGCCCGAGGTGCTCTTCGTGTGCGTGCAGAACGCCGGGCGTTCCCAGATCGCCGCGGCGATCCTCCACCAACTCGCGGGCGACCGCGTGACGGTGCGCACGGCCGGGTCCGCCCCGGCGGGCGAGGTGCGCGGCACCGTGGTCGCGGCGCTCGACGAGATCGGCGTGCCGCTCGGCGGCGAGTTCCCGAAGCCGCTCACCGACGAGGCCGTGCGGGCGGCCGATGTCGTGATCACCATGGGCTGCGGCGACGCGTGCCCCGTGTTCCCGGGGCGGCGATACCTCGACTGGGAGCTGGACGACCCCGCCGGCCGGCCCCTCGACGAGGTGCGCGCGATCCGCGACGACATCGAGTCGCGGGTGCGGGCGCTCCTGGCTGAACTTCTCATCGCATAGATCACGGTCTATGCTTTCTCGTGTCGAGAGAAAGCGAGCCCCCATGGCCGACACGCCCACCGTCCTGTTCGTCTGCGTGCACAACGCGGGTCGCTCCCAGATGGCCGCGGGGTACCTCCGCGCCCTCGGCGGCGACCGCGTCGAGGTGTTGTCGGCCGGTTCGGCTCCGAAGGATGCGATCAACCCGGTCGCGGTCGAGGCGATGGCCGAGGAGGGCATCGACATCGCGGGAAACACCCCGAAGGTGCTCACGGTCGACGCCGTGAAGGAGTCGGACGTCGTCATCACGATGGGCTGCGGCGATGCGTGCCCGATCTTCCCGGGCAAGCGCTACGAGGACTGGGAGCTCGACGACCCGGCGGGCCAGGGCATCGAGGCCGTCCGCCCGATCCGCGACGA
It contains:
- a CDS encoding CPBP family glutamic-type intramembrane protease — its product is MTAAPAAPPATRTARSWALLPAVVVCGAAVLLFGVQVVWAGYAMLAVGLAAAWLVERVTGEHALLRDLGLIALGQVIISTISLEADISYPNMALMGTVLALAVAVPYVISRYVFGDRVIRFPWRTGHRWTPVQWSYLGLVVLLGWLILPFYFITSGVYANWPTVTEPDEIARLFVGVNAVGIWDELFFIVTCFALLRRHFPDWLANGLQAIVFVSFLWELGYQSWGPLLTIPFALLQGWTFRLTKSLTYVITVHLLFDLVVFLVIVYAHLGVPPIFLLAP
- a CDS encoding DUF488 domain-containing protein, with the translated sequence MDVRLKRVYDDPEPDDGVRILVDRLWPRGMTQERAVLDSWSKDVAPSPALRAEWHAHLERWDEFADQYRTELATNVAAEHLRSYVRTHPHVTLLYGAKDREHNHAVVLAEYLTAA
- a CDS encoding metalloregulator ArsR/SmtB family transcription factor → MNGRSADAPESDGSLTVLADPSRVRIVRLIRDADGGRALVGRLADALGVSQPTVSHHMRALLAERVVVREPDGRRAWYSIDPDRRDQVDAVLGAAARPASPADLDRISRDLAERYRGTFSRETVAHYVADSHRLLAASGPAARLSSRTAAFAAERLEALGREQGAEATTPEVLFVCVQNAGRSQIAAAILHQLAGDRVTVRTAGSAPAGEVRGTVVAALDEIGVPLGGEFPKPLTDEAVRAADVVITMGCGDACPVFPGRRYLDWELDDPAGRPLDEVRAIRDDIESRVRALLAELLIA
- a CDS encoding arsenate reductase ArsC, producing the protein MADTPTVLFVCVHNAGRSQMAAGYLRALGGDRVEVLSAGSAPKDAINPVAVEAMAEEGIDIAGNTPKVLTVDAVKESDVVITMGCGDACPIFPGKRYEDWELDDPAGQGIEAVRPIRDEIRRRIEVLLAELVPAAQG